The Montipora capricornis isolate CH-2021 chromosome 1, ASM3666992v2, whole genome shotgun sequence genome contains a region encoding:
- the LOC138056400 gene encoding uncharacterized protein — MTSGGEYQIHLIPGDSMYSRIRTERVFKGNPGEPLVEETSFGWVVHGGDEYTSDGVCMYLREVNDYEKLYSLDVLGVEDRGENDQFDVLRDFKENIARRDDGRYEVSFLWIPGAELSSANEVLSRKRLQNVERRLSKNENLREEYADIIEEQLRVGIVEEVPERPTGERVFYMPHKPVIKESAVTTKVRMVFDASAKPYPLANSINDCMFTGAPLQPLLWDIMVRARMSTNLLLGDIEKAFLQIGVKAKDRDAFRFLFNVKGEERHLRFMRVPFGVEASRFVLGATLQNHLQQQGTAFEDTVRALKENTYVDNLMQMGGDQEQLAKFKTESTEILENAKFPVHKWESNVGSLESENMPNPGKILGHMEQGRRHSRVPSKAFR, encoded by the coding sequence ATGACATCTGGAGGAGAGTATCAGATACATCTTATTCCTGGAGACAGTATGTACAGCAGAATCAGGACAGAGAGAGTGTTCAAAGGAAACCCTGGAGAGCCCTTAGTAGAAGAGACCAGCTTTGGTTGGGTTGTTCATGGTGGAGATGAGTATACAAGTGATGGTGTGTGTATGTATCTGAGAGAAGTCAATGATTATGAGAAACTGTACAGTTTGGATGTGCTTGGAGTTGAAGATCGGGGGGAGAATGACCAGTTTGATGTACTGCGTGACTTTAAAGAGAACATTGCGAGAAGAGACGATGGGAGGTATGAAGTCAGTTTCCTCTGGATTCCAGGAGCTGAGTTATCGAGCGCAAACGAGGTGTTGAGCAGGAAGCGTTTGCAGAATGTTGAGAGGAGATTGTCAAAGAATGAGAACTTGAGAGAAGAATATGCTGACATCATCGAAGAGCAACTGCGGGTGGGCATAGTAGAAGAAGTTCCTGAGAGGCCGACGGGTGAACGAGTGTTCTACATGCCACATAAACCAGTTATCAAGGAGAGTGCAGTAACTACAAAGGTCCGTATGGTATTTGACGCCAGTGCTAAGCCCTACCCGTTGGCCAACAGCATCAATGATTGTATGTTCACTGGTGCCCCATTGCAGCCACTGCTCTGGGACATTATGGTGAGAGCACGCATGTCTACAAACCTACTCCTTGGTGACATCGAGAAAGCGTTTCTGCAGATAGGTGTTAAGGCAAAAGACAGAGATGCTTTCAGATTTCTCTTCAATGTCAAAGGAGAAGAGCGGCATCTGAGGTTCATGCGAGTACCTTTTGGAGTGGAAGCCAGTCGTTTTGTGTTAGGAGCCACTCTGCAGAATCACCTTCAGCAGCAAGGAACAGCATTTGAAGACACAGTCAGAGCACTGAAGGAGAACACCTATGTCGACAACCTTATGCAGATGGGAGGAGATCAGGAGCAGCTGGCGAAATTTAAAACGGAGAGCACTGAAATCCTCGAAAATGCTAAGTTTCCAGTTCATAAGTGGGAATCAAATGTTGGATCTCTGGAGAGTGAGAACATGCCGAACCCTGGTAAGATTCTGGGACACATGGAACAAGGAAGAAGACACTCTAGAGTTCCCAGCAAAGCCTTTCGCTGA